The following are from one region of the Stanieria sp. NIES-3757 genome:
- a CDS encoding Lipolytic enzyme, G-D-S-L — protein MQDIRICFLGESFVNGTGDFTHLGWTGRLCVNLSQKGYAVTYYNLGIRRENSTELARRWQSEIVRRVSIYSDNRLVFSFGTNDTTIENGHLRVELTQSIINARQILSTAKQKYPVLMISPPPILDSEQNQRTQLLSQHFAALCQELQIPYLNVLTPLSKSSVWMAEVEAGDGAHPNQGGYTELAALVQNWEVWSNWF, from the coding sequence ATGCAAGATATCCGTATTTGTTTTTTAGGTGAATCTTTTGTTAATGGTACGGGAGATTTTACCCATCTTGGTTGGACGGGAAGATTGTGTGTTAATCTCTCTCAAAAAGGTTATGCAGTAACTTACTACAACTTAGGAATTCGTCGGGAAAATAGTACGGAACTTGCTCGTCGATGGCAAAGTGAGATAGTTAGAAGAGTTTCAATCTATAGTGATAATCGCCTAGTGTTTTCTTTTGGCACTAACGACACTACGATAGAAAACGGTCATTTAAGAGTTGAATTAACTCAATCTATTATCAATGCAAGGCAGATTTTAAGCACTGCTAAACAAAAATATCCCGTTCTAATGATTAGTCCGCCTCCTATTTTAGATAGCGAACAAAATCAGCGCACTCAACTTCTTTCTCAACATTTTGCTGCTTTGTGTCAAGAATTACAGATTCCCTATTTAAATGTCTTAACTCCTTTATCAAAATCATCGGTTTGGATGGCTGAAGTCGAGGCTGGAGATGGCGCGCATCCTAATCAAGGAGGATATACAGAATTAGCTGCTTTAGTGCAAAATTGGGAAGTTTGGTCAAATTGGTTTTAG
- a CDS encoding Deoxyribodipyrimidine photo-lyase: MTSLILFWHRRDLRITDNIGLAAARQQSPKVVGVFCLDENLLARDDIAPARVTYMMGCLQQLQQSYQQVGSQLLIIKGKPTQAIPKLAETLQAKAVFWNWDVEPYAQTRDRKVKEALTAKGIEVSNHWDQLLHAPGEILTKSSQQPYTVYTPFWKNWIEQKKRAAIVKLDQFENLTAEELHQAQQAGVIDLPTAKDLGYVWDNPLILAPGKTAAKERLAEFCSRAINEYDEQRNYPAIDGTSQLSAALKFGAIGIRTVWEASVEAYENCRSDETRNNIRSWQQELAWREFYQHCMYFFPELEQGAYRREFKNFPWENNEDYFQAWCEGKTGYPIVDAAMRQLNEIGWMHNRCRMIVASFLTKDLIINWQWGEKYFMQKLFDGDLSANNGGWQWSASSGMDPKPLRIFNPASQAQKYDPEGEYIRQWLPELSSVDNEYLVTGKISKSERERCDYPQPIVDHKIQQRKFKELYQSQK; encoded by the coding sequence ATGACTAGTTTAATTTTATTTTGGCATCGTCGCGATCTGAGAATTACTGATAATATCGGATTAGCAGCAGCCCGTCAACAAAGTCCCAAAGTCGTAGGAGTATTTTGTCTTGATGAAAATCTTTTAGCAAGAGATGACATTGCACCTGCTAGAGTTACTTATATGATGGGCTGTTTGCAGCAGTTGCAGCAGAGTTATCAACAAGTAGGTAGTCAATTATTAATTATCAAAGGTAAACCAACCCAAGCCATTCCCAAACTAGCCGAAACTCTCCAAGCTAAAGCAGTATTTTGGAATTGGGATGTCGAACCCTATGCTCAAACTAGAGATCGAAAAGTAAAAGAAGCATTAACCGCAAAAGGTATTGAAGTTTCTAATCATTGGGATCAGCTTTTACACGCGCCAGGAGAAATTTTAACCAAATCTTCCCAACAACCCTACACCGTTTATACTCCTTTTTGGAAAAATTGGATTGAGCAAAAAAAACGGGCAGCGATTGTAAAATTAGACCAATTTGAAAATTTAACCGCAGAAGAACTTCATCAAGCTCAACAAGCAGGAGTCATTGATTTACCTACCGCCAAAGATTTAGGTTACGTTTGGGATAACCCGTTAATTCTGGCTCCTGGAAAAACCGCAGCTAAAGAAAGATTAGCAGAATTTTGTTCTCGTGCGATTAACGAATACGATGAACAAAGAAACTATCCTGCCATAGACGGTACATCTCAACTCAGTGCAGCCCTAAAATTTGGTGCTATTGGCATTCGGACGGTTTGGGAAGCTAGTGTAGAAGCTTATGAAAATTGTCGCAGTGATGAAACAAGAAATAATATTCGCTCTTGGCAACAGGAATTAGCTTGGCGAGAATTTTATCAACATTGTATGTACTTTTTTCCAGAATTAGAACAGGGTGCCTATCGAAGAGAGTTTAAAAATTTTCCTTGGGAGAATAACGAAGATTATTTTCAAGCTTGGTGTGAAGGTAAAACAGGTTATCCTATCGTCGATGCTGCCATGCGTCAGTTGAATGAAATAGGTTGGATGCACAATCGTTGTCGTATGATTGTTGCCAGTTTTTTAACCAAAGATTTAATTATTAACTGGCAATGGGGAGAAAAATACTTCATGCAAAAACTCTTCGACGGAGACTTATCTGCTAATAATGGTGGTTGGCAATGGAGTGCTTCTAGTGGCATGGATCCTAAACCTTTACGTATTTTTAATCCTGCTTCTCAAGCACAGAAATACGATCCTGAAGGAGAATATATTCGGCAATGGTTACCTGAATTGAGTTCAGTAGACAATGAGTATTTAGTAACTGGCAAAATTTCTAAATCTGAAAGAGAAAGATGCGATTATCCTCAACCAATTGTTGACCATAAAATACAACAAAGAAAATTTAAAGAGTTATACCAAAGTCAAAAATAG
- a CDS encoding hypothetical protein (protein of unknown function DUF561) — MTMHPHLKKAFEQNKALKVISGLNNFDGARVATIVKAAAAGGATFVDIAAEPSLVESIRQLINLPICVSAVEPKLFVSAVEAGADLVEIGNFDSFYAQGRRFEAPEVLDLTYKTRALLPDVTLSVTVPHILALDEQVQLAEELVKAGANIIQTEGGTSIHPTHPGIQGLIEKAAPTLAAAHAISRAVDVPVLCASGLSNVTAPLAIAAGASGVGIGSAINQLDNEIAMVAAVRSIVEALAHHHQVRV, encoded by the coding sequence ATGACGATGCATCCTCATCTCAAAAAAGCCTTTGAGCAAAACAAGGCGCTGAAAGTAATTAGTGGCTTAAATAATTTCGATGGTGCGCGAGTAGCAACGATTGTCAAAGCAGCAGCAGCAGGCGGAGCGACTTTTGTTGATATCGCTGCCGAACCTTCTTTAGTTGAAAGTATTCGTCAACTAATTAATTTACCAATCTGTGTTTCAGCCGTAGAACCCAAATTATTCGTAAGTGCAGTAGAAGCAGGCGCAGACTTAGTTGAAATTGGTAATTTTGACAGTTTTTATGCCCAAGGAAGACGTTTTGAAGCACCTGAAGTTTTAGATTTAACCTACAAAACTCGCGCTTTGTTACCTGATGTAACTTTGTCTGTTACTGTTCCTCATATCTTAGCTCTAGACGAACAAGTACAGTTAGCAGAAGAATTAGTTAAAGCGGGAGCTAACATTATTCAAACTGAGGGTGGTACTAGCATTCATCCTACTCATCCTGGCATTCAAGGATTGATTGAAAAAGCTGCTCCTACTTTAGCTGCTGCTCATGCTATTTCCCGTGCAGTAGACGTACCAGTATTGTGCGCTTCTGGTTTATCAAACGTAACCGCGCCTCTAGCGATCGCTGCTGGAGCATCTGGAGTGGGAATTGGTTCAGCAATTAATCAGCTTGATAACGAAATTGCTATGGTAGCTGCTGTCCGCAGTATTGTCGAAGCTTTAGCTCATCATCATCAAGTTCGAGTCTAG
- a CDS encoding hypothetical protein (conserved hypothetical protein): protein MEFQDISLIQGYHAHVYFDEATVEQAQALCEEAGRLFQVTVGRMHHRAIGPHPCWSCQLAFSRNEYVDLLSWLALNRNGLTILIHPLTGNDLKDHTNYASWMGEPQTLKLEVLK, encoded by the coding sequence ATGGAATTTCAGGATATTAGTTTAATTCAGGGTTATCACGCCCACGTTTACTTTGACGAAGCAACAGTCGAACAAGCCCAAGCTTTGTGTGAAGAAGCTGGTAGACTATTTCAAGTAACTGTCGGTCGGATGCACCATAGAGCGATCGGTCCTCATCCATGTTGGAGTTGTCAGCTTGCCTTCAGTCGCAATGAATATGTAGATTTATTATCCTGGCTGGCTTTAAATAGAAATGGTTTGACGATTCTGATTCATCCCCTGACAGGAAATGATTTGAAAGACCATACCAACTATGCCTCGTGGATGGGCGAACCACAGACTTTAAAACTTGAGGTGCTTAAGTAA
- a CDS encoding short-chain dehydrogenase/reductase superfamily protein has product MGTYLVTGANRGIGLEYCRQLKDRGDHVIAVCRSASEELKNLDISVETDVDITSDESVANLVTRLDRQSIDVLINNAGILERVSLDHLDFDSIRKQFEVNAIGPLRLTQALLNNLKSGSKVILMTSRMGSIDDNTSGGSYGYRMSKVALSMAGKSLSVDLKSRGIAVGILHPGLVKTRMTGFTNSGITPEQAVKGLLARIDELNLENTGTFWHSNGEILPW; this is encoded by the coding sequence ATGGGTACTTATTTAGTAACAGGAGCAAATCGAGGCATTGGTTTAGAATATTGTCGTCAACTTAAAGACAGAGGCGATCATGTCATTGCAGTCTGTCGCTCGGCTTCAGAGGAATTAAAGAATTTAGATATATCCGTAGAAACAGATGTAGATATTACCTCTGATGAGTCGGTTGCCAACTTAGTCACAAGACTCGATCGCCAATCGATTGATGTTTTGATTAATAACGCTGGTATTTTAGAACGTGTTAGTCTCGACCATCTAGATTTCGATAGTATCCGCAAGCAATTTGAGGTGAATGCGATTGGTCCGTTGCGGTTAACTCAGGCTTTACTAAATAATTTAAAATCAGGTTCAAAAGTCATTTTGATGACCAGCCGTATGGGTTCAATTGACGATAATACTTCTGGCGGTTCTTATGGTTATCGAATGTCTAAAGTTGCTTTGTCAATGGCTGGAAAATCGCTGTCTGTGGATTTAAAATCACGAGGAATTGCCGTAGGCATTCTTCATCCAGGGTTGGTAAAGACTCGGATGACTGGTTTTACTAACTCTGGCATTACACCAGAACAAGCAGTTAAAGGACTACTAGCCCGTATTGACGAATTGAATTTAGAAAATACGGGAACTTTCTGGCATTCTAATGGTGAAATTTTGCCTTGGTAA
- a CDS encoding DegT/DnrJ/EryC1/StrS aminotransferase: MKQIPPIDLTRQHQLIEQELATAVLAVLKSGRYIGGTAVTDFEQQFANYIGVSECVGCNSGTDALYMALRALNIAQGDEVITTSFTFIATAEVITRVGAKPVFVDIEPHTFNLDLNLVEAAITERTKAIIPVHLFGQPIDMTRLMTIADRYNFYVIEDCAQAIGAEWHNQKVGSIGHVGCFSFFPTKNLGACGDAGALTTNDENIAAQVKLLREHGLDRSVDNRVSYSHLITGLNSRLDALQATILQIKLRYLDQWNTQRTEAAQYYQQILQPLPALKLPETLPGGKSVWNQYTVRIPDLFNQSELTRDLVRSQLGQMGVISMVYYPLPLHLQPVYQPLGYQKGQLPVCEQIAQEVLSLPLFPGIETEEQQQVAYCLKDCLH; the protein is encoded by the coding sequence GTGAAGCAAATTCCCCCTATAGATCTAACCAGACAACACCAACTCATCGAACAAGAACTAGCTACGGCTGTTTTGGCAGTGTTAAAATCTGGTCGTTATATCGGCGGTACAGCAGTTACAGATTTTGAACAGCAGTTTGCTAATTATATCGGTGTTAGTGAATGTGTGGGCTGTAATTCTGGTACAGATGCTCTTTATATGGCATTAAGAGCCTTAAATATTGCTCAAGGTGATGAGGTAATTACCACCTCCTTTACTTTTATCGCCACAGCAGAAGTCATTACTAGAGTCGGGGCAAAACCTGTTTTTGTTGATATTGAGCCTCATACTTTTAATTTAGACCTAAATCTAGTCGAAGCAGCGATTACAGAACGAACTAAAGCTATTATTCCCGTGCATTTATTTGGGCAACCTATCGATATGACACGGTTAATGACAATTGCCGACCGCTATAATTTTTATGTGATTGAAGATTGCGCTCAAGCGATCGGAGCAGAATGGCATAATCAGAAAGTAGGTAGTATCGGTCATGTTGGTTGTTTTAGTTTCTTCCCTACCAAAAATTTAGGTGCTTGTGGGGATGCTGGTGCTTTAACTACTAATGATGAAAATATTGCTGCTCAAGTAAAATTGCTCAGAGAACATGGTTTAGACCGAAGCGTAGATAATCGGGTAAGCTATTCTCATCTAATTACAGGATTAAATAGCCGTCTTGACGCCCTTCAGGCTACTATTTTACAAATCAAACTGCGTTATTTGGATCAGTGGAATACACAACGCACTGAAGCAGCCCAATATTATCAACAAATATTACAACCCCTTCCTGCTTTAAAACTACCTGAAACTTTACCAGGAGGAAAAAGTGTCTGGAATCAATATACTGTTCGCATTCCTGATTTATTCAACCAATCTGAATTAACCCGAGACCTCGTTCGTTCTCAATTAGGACAAATGGGAGTAATCTCAATGGTTTATTACCCATTGCCTCTTCATCTCCAACCTGTTTATCAACCTTTAGGCTATCAAAAAGGGCAACTGCCCGTATGCGAACAAATTGCCCAAGAAGTGTTATCTTTACCTTTATTTCCAGGAATTGAAACGGAGGAACAGCAACAAGTAGCTTATTGCCTCAAAGACTGCTTGCATTAA